The genomic segment ACCGTTACATTTTTAGGCGGACATCTAGCTTCGTTCTTGGTATCGTTATCGCTTCGGCATTTTTTGAAAGAGCTTATGACCACGCTTGTGAAAGTATTTTTGAATGGATAAACGAAGGAGTACGCTGTTAATTTTCTCTCTAACATTAACTGTAAAATATTGCTTAAATTATTGGAAACTATCATTTACACGTAAAAAGAATTCGGAGATAATCATATTCTATATAACATAACATACTATAGGATTTATGTTTTTCGATCAATAAGGTtatatgtaattaatgatcCGTTAGTTTATTTCCTATAATTTGTCTTTTCTTCACGTTGTATTTCAGTTCCCCAACTGCGTGATTAACTCCATTTTATACATTACTTTCATGTATATCATCTCTTTCGCAGAGACTTTGGATGCATATAAAACATAACTATGAAAATTCACTACGGACACAGACACAGAGTGATCGTAAAGGAGCTGTCGAGGAAGAAACATTAGATTTACAGAAAGTATCTGATGAGAATGCGAGAGAAGACTGAATGTTTTGTACAAGAAGGAAATTGTATGTTTGATATATTTCGAAAGATATTTTCTCCATGGAAATACCTGCTGCATATTCGAGTTGTTGAGTTTCACGTGCATTGTGATATTCGATATTTCCGTATCATAAATGTAATCTTGTTCATGCAAAATAAAGATACGGGCAATTGATAATTCTGTGTTTTGTATTAATAAAGATTTATATTTTCTCAAAATTGCTCTCAAATCTGCTTTTTACTCTCGGAAACACTGAATTTGCAGTTGTATGACACGGCCACAGAATATATGATTATGTCTGAGAAAGCATGCAGAACGATAGCGTCATGATAGCGAGCAAGGATCATGATACTCAAAGGTTCTAAATTTTTTACCTTACGAACGTAATATACATATAGCGAATAGCACGTTacaaaatatgttattactaaACGCGTAGAGAATGGATCTTTTGGTAATAACTCAGACCGGGAAAACCCGTTTCATTATCAGTTTCTCGTTTACCTTGAAATTCACAAAACGTTCCTAAATGTGATGGGGACGGAGGAAGAGAAAGGTAAAGAAATTCAAGGAATCTTTAGAAAGATACATACGTGTGTAAACGTTGCCGATTAAACAGCCTAACATGATTTTCATATTATCGTATAGTGATGTATATAGCAGGAAAAGACCATTCTCTTCTACACAAATCTATAGATTATACAATGTATCTATGCATATACATTTATTCCACAATTAGATAAACTGCAGCTATATTCTACGTGATTGCTTCTTTCTTTATATTCATTATACTGTACACCGTATAGGTATTTTTGGAATTTAGATACGCGTATGATGAGTCAAGTGACATGTGTAAatgtagatatatgtatatgtaatgtCGGGAAAAACCTGATGAACTACAGGCAAAAAACAATAGAAGTGTTGACAAGTCGGGAAAGTTAGGAAATCCCGATGGGCCATATATCCGTGCTCCTTTACGATACTGGCTAATTAAAAAAGTTGTTCTTGACCATGGGTCATCCACATCTGTGGAACACATATGTACGTTAGGAATACCAAAGTCGTGGTATAAAAAGCATCCGTTAGTCAGTTACGGCTAGAGTGGCGGGAGAGTTGTAGCTGGAGTAGTGAGTGAGTAGCGAGTGATTAGCGAATGAGTTGCGAGTTAATCGTTATTCATGAGTTGTCGAGTCGTTGTAAGTTGTAAATTTTAAGTTGTAAGTTGCAAGTTGTCGAGTTGTTGTGAGTTGCTAATTGTAAGTTGTGAGTTGAGTTGTGAATTATCAATTTAGTTGTCTTAGTTATATGACATTACTGCATTGAGAttacgttaaataaccatcgttttctgtttaaatcataaataaataactccGTAGAGATCACTAACCAGAGTGAAGTTTTTgcatacgtgtgtgtgtgtattaaTGTGAAAATCACGTAGTAAACTTCTAAActtatttgttaattaaataattaattaattaattaatttgttaattaaataattaattgtaaccaatttgttaattaaattattgCAGAAACGGGAAATAATTTAGTTATTGTCATTTATCTTATTCAGACggcaaatattatttatttcagtGTAGCAAATAACGTTAAATTAGAACTTGTAGCTTCCTTCATTTTATTCTTCACCCGATATGATATCAAAGAGTGAGGTCATCGATACAGATATAACAGGGAAGATAGTAGAGCAATATATCAGcagtataattttatttattgttagtAATACGTAAAGTTAGTTTGGTCgacgaaaagaaggaagaaattaCAAGGTGTCCTGGACggtacataaatataaataaaactattgtTTGATGATgtgataatttaatttaatataatgcgATAATTgtcatttattacaattttgtaTTTTAGCGAAATCCTTCTAAAAAAAACCTACGTATACGATTGGGATTAGGTTACCTACTTTCAATTTTACTTCGACATTATTTGCCACGAATAGCGTATCCCTACTCTCTTAATATCCTTTATTCATTTTTAACAAGAAAAAGATTTCAATACATTGTTCCTGTACACGAGAGAAATGATCAAACATACATGTTCTACTTTCAGGAATGCTCCATGATGAAGCTGCCGATCGTCCTCTCGATAGTGTTAATTTTCTCGCCGTTGATTGTAGTTGGAAATATTATTCCTATCGACTACGAAACGATCGTGAATGAGACCTGCAAAAACGAAATTTTAACATTATACTTAAGTAGTTCTACAAACTTGAATGAAAACACTATTGTTTCTCCGACTCTAAAATGTATCGCCATAAAAGGCTACGACTCTAGATTCAAGGATGGAGTTTTCAAAAACGTGCCAAATTTGAAATTCCTTGACCTCAGTAATAATAAGATTTCTACGcataatttatttacttttggTAATCTTTTAAACGTGAAAATACTAGATCTCAGTAATCAAACTGTCAACTCAGGTTATGCAACAACAATAGACGGCGTGTATCCCGAacttgaatatttgaatttaagACGTAGTAGGATAGAAGAGTTAACATCGTCATTGGATAATCCTTTTCCAAAACTGAAATATTTGGACCTATCAGAGAATAGAATAAATTCCAGACGGTCTTTGTCGATAAATATGTTCTCCGCATTAACGCACCTTGATCTGAGTGACAACaaaatgtatcaattttcaTTTAGACGAATGGAAAATCTGTTGTCGTTAACGTTGGATCGTAACGCAATTCAGAGTCTTGAGTCATCTATGGGTATTGATCTGACAGGTCTGGAAAAGTTGGAGAAACTGTCGCTAGCGTACAATAAGATCTCGTACATTAACAGTAAAGCAATTGAAGCAATGTCCAACCTTCGGTATTTGAACCTTTCTGGCAATCTTTTATCAGCTTTCAATTTCGATATGCTTAGATCAGTGAAATCTTTAGACATTCTTGTACTAGATAATAATTCGTTGGATAATGTTCCCATAACAGCGCCTCTAAACATAACTCAACTCTCGATAAatcgtaacaatatacgttatttagcGATTAACACCTTTTTCTATCTGCACAGCTTAAGAAAGCTATTTATAGGCGAGAATAAAATCGAGAGCATCCAGGCGGATGCCTTTCAGAATCAAGTGCTGTTAGAAGAGCTATATTTGAATGACAACCAATTAAGTTATTTACCAATAGGTTGGTGTGAATCTATGAAAATGTTGCGATATCTAAATTTGGCGGGGAATAAATTCGCTTTGTTGGAATCAGTGATTTACTCTTCTGATTTGCCCGTGCAACACCTACACTTTGAACGCAACCCTCTTACGTACATTGATGGCAGTTTATCTCGACTGTTTCCAGTAAATATGACGATTtatctaaacgttaatgtaacaTCTCAGTGTAAGTCAAATATACGTAATGAGATGAGTAAAGATCTAGACCACTGGTATTGATAGATAGAGTGTAATGTTGAGGTATGGACATCTACTACAGGACCATGTATTGAATGATTTGTAATCTAAGAAATTGTGATTATTAAACGCTTCAGGTTTTACTGTATAAATAAACATATTGTAATTGCTTAATAAAAAGACTCATTGTATATTGCTCTTTATTCTtgcctcttctttcttctcctGGCATGCAAAATTCGTGCAAAATATCATATCATACTGTTTCAgcttttaattagaattttgcAGTATGTCTAGGAAAGGAGAGAAATTATCTTTCGATATCTCTTCGAATTTCATCTATTACTGATATTTGTATTCGATATCTGTTCGAATTTCAACGTTGCAATTACTCAAATCTTTGACGCTACGTACGATGTATCGATTGCTTTGACAATTCTCATTTAATCGGTTAAAAGACGAACGACAAATACATATTTTGCGAAAGTTATTCCTGGAATGTATAAAATCGGTCGAATTAGTTGGGGATGCAAGGAATAACGTGTACTTTGTTACAACTTGAAAGTATACCTTGTTCTGGATATACAATGATCATATTCATAAAAGATGACAGGGAAATCCCAAACAGGAAACGTTTAAAACGATAACGATGCTTTTTATAGacgatgtatttattatttccgATTATTTCGAATAAGCTGATGCAACCGTCAATCCATATAAGAGGAGGAGACAGCTACAAATTTGCAGTAATTTCTTGTTTGCAGCCAGGAGAAACAGAACGAAGTTCGCATTATGGTACGCATTCAATCATTCTTTGTCGTTTTACATGTTATTTCTTAAGACAAATAATCATACATCAAAGTTACCTGTTTTCATTTGTCTCTGTTCGCATCGACACGTTTCGATATGTAATGTAAAGTATCAGCGCAAAATATTCCTGTTTATCGTTATCATAaatgttttctatttttttttccagAAAACGATTATATTGTTGAGTACGATCGTAAGCATTACAAAATCCATACCGAAAATAAGTTGGGAACAGAATGCGGATCCTATGTGGATCACGTATAACAACGCGATAAGTAACAAGGAACATCTCGTCGTATGCTCTGAGGAAGAGAGCATTAATTTGCACGGGCTGGGGTTAGAAAAGATCCCTAAAGATTTGGTAAAGAGCCAAACGATACAATCAATATCGTTACATAACAATAACATCCAAAAAATACCAATAGATGCATTCGAGGAAGTTCCTCTTTTGAAGTGTCTAAATCTCGCTTATAACTACATTTCTTTCGATAAACTTGAGATAAAACACGACAACTTGAAAACATTAATTATAGATTTTCAAGTAACACCAGAAACGAACGATGTAACAACTTTAAGCGAGGCAAAAATAAATTGTCCTAACGTTGATACATTATCTTGGAGAGGAATAACCCACGAATTTCGTCTTTTGTGGATAAAAATGTTTCcaaagttaaaaaatatttatttatctgacAGTCATTATATCCAATTTGTCAACGAAACTGCCATATCTTATTTACCGAATTTGAGAAGTCTATACTTAGAACGAAATTCAATTAGTAAATTCGTTATGGATAATTTTGGAAATATCGAGATATTGTATCTGAATGACAATCCTCTTGAGGAATTTTGGATAAATCCAATTCGTCAAAGATTAAGGATTTTATCGTTATCTAACTGTTCAATCTACAATATGCCTGAGTTAAATATTCGATCCTTAGAATCGTTAGATTTATCTCATAATCGAATTATTACCATAACGACAAGCGCGTTCCAATACGtagttttattagaaaatttaaatttagatAACAATCAATTAATAACGATTCCTCCTATAGATCGTTCAAATAATTTGAAAACATTGTCGTTAAATTATAACTACATTAGCAATATTACGGGTATCGTTAGATCAAGTTCTTTAAAAACGTTGAATCTACGCGGAAATGAGATAGAGAACATCGACGCAATGGAGTTTTGGAATCTGAAaatgttagaatatttagacatatctcataataaattaaaatcattGTCTCCGAAATGGCACAAAGGCATGAACAGGCTAAAATATCTAAATTTGCAgtacaataattttataaacataGAATACATGTCCATCTTTCACATAAGttatttgaaagaattgtatataaaaaataataatatcacGTATATAGATCTAGATACATTATCAAGTGTGCCAAATAATTGTACTATATACGTGCTTTAGAAATGTTGCTATTCTATAATTTAACAGTATTGTAATTGGTACCatgtagtataatataataacagtTGTAATTATTATATCCAGAGTAAAATCACTTATTTAGTGCTGCAATAAATTCGGAGAATTCAAACCTGATCAGTTTATTTCTCTCTTCTTATCATATGTTTGCGAGAACATTACACGTTAAGGTGTTATGCAAAATTAtcgtatgtatataatattcttATCCCGAAAGATAATTTTCCTGGTTCAATATTTCGTCGTAATATTTATAAGATCCGTTGCTACGAACTCTGTCGATCGAATGATCGGTGAAAATGACGATAAACTTCCAACAAGCGATAATGAATATCATAAATAACGTCTGAAAACATTTTGATAAAGTTTGAGAACGATTTTGATCGAAGTACGAGAGATttccgttttttcttttttttttttttttttttttttttttttttttttttttttttttttttttttttttttttttttttttgaaaacaGATTTTCAAAATTAAAGGAGGATACGTTCGATGAAAAGCTCTACAACTTGCGACCAGTTTGCTTATTACAGATTgaagtttttcttttttttcttttaccatGCTATTTTACGATTTGTTTATCAAGAAACATTCGATAAATTGGTTTAGCGTGTTGAAGATAGGTGAAACTGTTCCTTATTTTCAAATCCGCTAACATTTCATTCACCAACGCAATATACATGTTTCTTCAAATTTGCCATTTCTCCAAGCCGTTCGGACTTTCGTTGATTATCTAACTTCTAATTTAGCTGAACATCATTACGAAAGAGCGTTTGGATTTCGATTATCACAGCAGCCTCTTAACTCATTCGCTAGAAATATATTCTCATCAGTATTTCGTTTCACTACTCACTGAAGAGCAGTTAAAGTTATCATTAGATTACAGTCGTTACAGTATTGCAATATAAAATCTGCAACGATGCATTCCAAAACGATACACCGTCGTTACTCGGATGTCTTATGGCATTAGATATCTTTGTAACCCGAGCAAGGAAGGAGTGTTTGCGAGACGACGTATGCACGATCGCGGCAACGTGTTCGAAAAAGTAACGAACGAACAGCACTCATCGCCCTGCAACTTTCTAATCGACTTCCGAAAAGTAGCAGTTTATCTTTTGCATCTTTTAGACGCTGTTCTCCGGTGGTCTCGTCAGTAAAAAATTTTCCATTTCTttatctttcctttctttttcaaaCAGAACGATTCGAGCCGGTTCGAAATTCTTGGCCATACTGTTTCATGGAAGATCAAGTGGAGGATCAGAGGATAAGACGTGAGAATTATATAGTAAATACACAAAATGTATCAGAAGTACATTGTACGGGAGAAATTATCTAATCGGATATAGAAATGacaaattttatacaatttcgTTAGTATATCTTACAGTAGCTTTTATCTTACATATCACTGCAATAAAATCGGTACTGTCTTCTAAATTCGTGTAACCGCCTATCACACAACACTTGCACGTATGTATTTCGATCGCCAACATTACAGTAATAGTTACTTATAACAACAAATTAGTCACATGCTagtcgttatagtttataacaagCAAGGATTGAACAAGCTACGATAAACAAGTGATCTAATTTCCGGACAAATAttgtatatgtaataaatatgcAAGATAGAAAATACGTTTCTAAAA from the Bombus affinis isolate iyBomAffi1 chromosome 11, iyBomAffi1.2, whole genome shotgun sequence genome contains:
- the LOC126921747 gene encoding leucine-rich repeat-containing protein 15-like isoform X2 — encoded protein: MSCRVVECSMMKLPIVLSIVLIFSPLIVVGNIIPIDYETIVNETCKNEILTLYLSSSTNLNENTIVSPTLKCIAIKGYDSRFKDGVFKNVPNLKFLDLSNNKISTHNLFTFGNLLNVKILDLSNQTVNSGYATTIDGVYPELEYLNLRRSRIEELTSSLDNPFPKLKYLDLSENRINSRRSLSINMFSALTHLDLSDNKMYQFSFRRMENLLSLTLDRNAIQSLESSMGIDLTGLEKLEKLSLAYNKISYINSKAIEAMSNLRYLNLSGNLLSAFNFDMLRSVKSLDILVLDNNSLDNVPITAPLNITQLSINRNNIRYLAINTFFYLHSLRKLFIGENKIESIQADAFQNQVLLEELYLNDNQLSYLPIGWCESMKMLRYLNLAGNKFALLESVIYSSDLPVQHLHFERNPLTYIDGSLSRLFPVNMTIYLNVNVTSQCKSNIRNEMSKDLDHWY
- the LOC126921747 gene encoding leucine-rich repeat-containing protein 15-like isoform X3; the encoded protein is MMKLPIVLSIVLIFSPLIVVGNIIPIDYETIVNETCKNEILTLYLSSSTNLNENTIVSPTLKCIAIKGYDSRFKDGVFKNVPNLKFLDLSNNKISTHNLFTFGNLLNVKILDLSNQTVNSGYATTIDGVYPELEYLNLRRSRIEELTSSLDNPFPKLKYLDLSENRINSRRSLSINMFSALTHLDLSDNKMYQFSFRRMENLLSLTLDRNAIQSLESSMGIDLTGLEKLEKLSLAYNKISYINSKAIEAMSNLRYLNLSGNLLSAFNFDMLRSVKSLDILVLDNNSLDNVPITAPLNITQLSINRNNIRYLAINTFFYLHSLRKLFIGENKIESIQADAFQNQVLLEELYLNDNQLSYLPIGWCESMKMLRYLNLAGNKFALLESVIYSSDLPVQHLHFERNPLTYIDGSLSRLFPVNMTIYLNVNVTSQCKSNIRNEMSKDLDHWY
- the LOC126921747 gene encoding leucine-rich repeat-containing protein 15-like isoform X1, which produces MGHPHLWNTYECSMMKLPIVLSIVLIFSPLIVVGNIIPIDYETIVNETCKNEILTLYLSSSTNLNENTIVSPTLKCIAIKGYDSRFKDGVFKNVPNLKFLDLSNNKISTHNLFTFGNLLNVKILDLSNQTVNSGYATTIDGVYPELEYLNLRRSRIEELTSSLDNPFPKLKYLDLSENRINSRRSLSINMFSALTHLDLSDNKMYQFSFRRMENLLSLTLDRNAIQSLESSMGIDLTGLEKLEKLSLAYNKISYINSKAIEAMSNLRYLNLSGNLLSAFNFDMLRSVKSLDILVLDNNSLDNVPITAPLNITQLSINRNNIRYLAINTFFYLHSLRKLFIGENKIESIQADAFQNQVLLEELYLNDNQLSYLPIGWCESMKMLRYLNLAGNKFALLESVIYSSDLPVQHLHFERNPLTYIDGSLSRLFPVNMTIYLNVNVTSQCKSNIRNEMSKDLDHWY
- the LOC126921786 gene encoding cytochrome b-c1 complex subunit 9, which gives rise to MISRFLYRYIFRRTSSFVLGIVIASAFFERAYDHACESIFEWINEGRLWMHIKHNYENSLRTQTQSDRKGAVEEETLDLQKVSDENARED